A part of Solibacillus sp. FSL H8-0538 genomic DNA contains:
- a CDS encoding chemotaxis protein: MDNNKGILLESGTNELEIVEFEVANNKFGINVIKVKEIIQPIPVTFIPHVHPHVEGIIQLRGEVLPVVDMLKVLGIQNTQRNPQQKYIVAEFNKQRVVFHVDNVTQIHRISWDQIEKPSDMYQGGTSQVIGVIKQNEAMILLLDFEKIMVDINPDSSISVESVKKLGPRDRSEKKIVIAEDSPLLRKLLHDTMNAAGYANTEFFENGRDAYEYLEALAKADKNIEKYVQLVVTDIEMPQMDGHHLTKKIKTHSDLQKLPVIIFSSLITDDLRHKGDQVGAEDQISKPEIAELILRMDQLML, encoded by the coding sequence TTGGATAACAATAAAGGCATTTTATTAGAGAGCGGCACAAATGAACTAGAAATCGTTGAATTTGAAGTAGCAAATAACAAGTTTGGTATTAATGTTATTAAGGTGAAAGAGATAATTCAGCCAATTCCAGTCACATTTATTCCGCATGTGCACCCACACGTTGAAGGAATTATTCAATTACGTGGAGAGGTATTACCAGTTGTTGATATGCTAAAGGTGCTAGGTATCCAAAATACACAACGTAATCCACAGCAAAAGTACATTGTTGCAGAGTTTAATAAGCAACGTGTCGTTTTCCACGTAGATAATGTAACGCAAATTCACCGCATTTCATGGGATCAAATTGAGAAACCTTCTGATATGTATCAAGGCGGAACATCGCAAGTAATAGGTGTAATTAAACAAAACGAAGCGATGATTTTACTACTTGATTTTGAAAAAATTATGGTTGATATTAATCCGGACTCAAGCATTAGTGTTGAATCTGTTAAAAAATTAGGGCCACGTGATCGCTCTGAAAAGAAAATTGTCATTGCAGAGGATTCGCCATTACTACGAAAGTTGCTTCATGACACAATGAATGCAGCGGGCTATGCGAATACTGAGTTTTTCGAGAATGGCCGTGATGCATATGAATACTTAGAGGCGCTTGCGAAGGCTGATAAAAATATTGAAAAATATGTTCAGCTAGTTGTTACAGATATTGAGATGCCACAAATGGATGGGCATCATTTAACAAAAAAAATAAAGACGCATTCAGATTTACAAAAGTTACCCGTTATTATTTTCTCTAGCTTAATTACTGATGACCTGCGACATAAAGGGGATCAAGTAGGAGCGGAGGATCAAATTTCTAAGCCGGAAATTGCCGAGCTTATTTTACGTATGGATCAGTTAATGCTATAA
- a CDS encoding Ppx/GppA phosphatase family protein: protein MKKINTAIIDIGSNTIRLVFYEYDKNEGLHEFGNIKTVARLRTHILPNGEMAEEGIQLLLKTLSSFKQILADYNVTDIKAVATAAVRQAINNEAIITRMIQETGIAIDILSEEEEAYFGFIAVAHSMDTPSAVTIDIGGGSTEITLFKNKKLQKTISFPFGTVSLKQKFVQGHIINEQERLALQNYVKEGFKSLSWIENVKLPIIAIGGSARNVAQIHQQKVDYPLSGVHQYEMTRNDIIQLKEELAKMPFEQLKQLDGLSSDRADIIVPALEVFSSLMEVVGTQSFQLSKKGLREGLIISRILHEDVKAFDKYNVFEDNARRLAFEYGRSEEEVNMLNNLSEQFYRECCHVELLEYNEEHLQLIKKASKVFAIGEYIELDSSSQHTFYLLANQSIVGMNHEDRVKLALLASYKNRDYFRRFAAPFETWFTKEELKQIRDFGALLKFVYALNVSKRNIVSKITVELIDDIIHVVVTTSERAIAEAYQVERQKKHIERVFKRSVIIHFNEEGWK, encoded by the coding sequence ATGAAAAAAATAAATACGGCTATTATTGATATCGGCTCAAATACGATTCGATTAGTGTTTTATGAATATGATAAAAACGAGGGTTTACATGAGTTTGGCAATATTAAAACAGTAGCCCGGTTACGTACACATATATTACCAAATGGTGAAATGGCAGAGGAAGGAATTCAGTTGCTGTTAAAAACACTGTCTTCATTTAAACAAATTTTAGCAGATTATAACGTTACAGATATTAAAGCAGTGGCAACAGCCGCCGTTCGCCAAGCGATAAATAATGAAGCAATTATTACACGTATGATACAAGAAACCGGCATTGCAATTGATATTTTATCGGAGGAGGAAGAAGCATATTTTGGCTTTATTGCCGTAGCTCACTCTATGGATACACCGTCCGCCGTGACAATTGATATTGGTGGGGGCTCAACTGAAATTACTTTATTTAAAAATAAAAAGCTGCAAAAAACTATTAGCTTCCCATTCGGTACGGTTTCATTAAAACAAAAATTTGTACAAGGTCATATCATTAATGAGCAGGAACGTCTTGCCTTACAGAATTATGTAAAAGAAGGATTTAAATCACTGAGCTGGATTGAGAATGTGAAACTGCCAATCATTGCCATTGGGGGGAGTGCCCGAAATGTAGCCCAAATTCATCAGCAAAAAGTGGACTATCCTTTATCTGGTGTTCATCAATATGAAATGACGAGAAATGACATTATTCAGCTAAAAGAAGAACTAGCCAAAATGCCCTTTGAACAACTAAAGCAGCTAGACGGCTTGTCCTCTGACCGGGCAGACATTATTGTACCCGCCCTAGAAGTATTTTCCTCGTTAATGGAAGTAGTCGGCACACAATCTTTCCAGTTAAGTAAGAAAGGTTTACGTGAAGGACTAATTATTAGCCGCATCTTACATGAAGATGTAAAAGCATTTGATAAATACAATGTGTTTGAGGATAATGCACGGCGGTTAGCTTTTGAATATGGACGCTCAGAAGAAGAAGTAAATATGCTAAATAACCTAAGCGAGCAGTTTTATCGTGAGTGCTGCCATGTAGAACTACTTGAATATAATGAGGAGCATTTACAGCTTATCAAAAAAGCCTCAAAAGTGTTTGCCATTGGTGAATACATCGAGTTAGATTCGTCTAGCCAGCATACATTTTATTTACTGGCGAACCAGTCAATTGTTGGGATGAACCATGAAGACCGCGTCAAGTTAGCGTTATTGGCATCCTACAAAAACCGAGATTATTTCAGACGTTTTGCAGCGCCATTTGAAACATGGTTTACAAAAGAAGAATTAAAACAGATACGTGACTTTGGTGCACTTTTGAAGTTTGTTTATGCCCTAAATGTATCGAAGCGCAATATTGTCAGTAAAATTACAGTGGAGCTTATAGATGACATAATTCATGTAGTTGTAACAACGAGCGAGCGTGCAATAGCAGAGGCATATCAAGTAGAGAGACAGAAGAAGCATATAGAACGTGTATTTAAACGTAGTGTAATAATTCATTTTAATGAGGAAGGATGGAAGTGA
- a CDS encoding RNA degradosome polyphosphate kinase, with the protein MTTDFDVDNTYENEFQTQRELTKALLLEEIAKPQYYNNRELSWLAFNERVLEEAEDVNNPLLERLKFLAIFSSNLDEFFMVRVAGLQDQLRAGFHKPENKSGLTPKEQLTKIAERTQALVRRQTEVYRHLMDDLLPRENVYIRDVKLLTPEQKTYISELFEETIFPVLTPVAVDAYRPFPTLLGRTLNLLVMLENNGIEAENMDKVAIVQVPSVLERFIKLPTDGDETVFVLLEDVISNSINKLFYGYKVKSTQAFRLTRNADLTIHEEGAQDLLVEIEKELKKRKWGVGSRLEVRDGEMNDDVLDYLLDEFEIEESDVFKIDGPLDLTAMFSFVKTISIGREHLEYESFIPQPPQDLQSDENIFEKALVQDLFFHHPFESFVPIVDFISEAANDPSVLAIKQTLYRVSGNSPIIQALKQAAENGKQVTVLVELKARFDEENNVHWAKQLEQAGCLVIYGMNNLKTHSKITLVVRRRHGKIERFVHLGTGNYNDATAKIYTDMGIITSNKEFGIDATNFFNYLSGYTEKPKFHHLVVAPFDIRDEFISLINEEIRMHREFGGGFIRAKMNSLTDKDLMMKLYEAAIEGVKIELIIRGICCIRPGIPGISENITVTSIVGRFLEHSRIFWFHHNGEDKVFLSSADMMTRNMIKRVEILFPVYAADIKKRIIKIMNLQLQDNQKARIQDSNGKYHYKEDHNGTKRINSQELFLIESLGTVVEE; encoded by the coding sequence ATGACGACGGATTTTGATGTAGATAACACATATGAAAACGAATTTCAAACACAAAGGGAATTGACGAAAGCACTGTTGCTTGAGGAAATTGCCAAACCGCAATATTATAACAACCGAGAATTAAGTTGGCTTGCTTTTAATGAACGTGTTTTAGAAGAAGCGGAAGATGTAAATAATCCGCTACTCGAACGGTTAAAGTTTTTAGCAATTTTTAGTTCTAATTTAGATGAATTTTTTATGGTACGTGTTGCGGGTCTTCAAGATCAACTACGTGCTGGATTTCATAAGCCAGAAAATAAATCGGGTTTAACACCAAAAGAGCAGTTAACAAAAATTGCTGAACGCACTCAGGCACTTGTGCGTCGCCAAACAGAAGTGTATCGACATTTAATGGATGACTTACTGCCACGAGAAAATGTCTATATTCGTGATGTAAAGCTACTTACACCCGAGCAAAAAACGTATATTAGTGAATTATTTGAAGAAACTATTTTTCCAGTATTAACTCCTGTGGCTGTCGATGCATATCGTCCGTTTCCGACACTACTTGGACGTACATTAAACTTACTCGTAATGCTTGAAAATAATGGTATTGAAGCTGAAAATATGGATAAAGTAGCGATTGTTCAAGTGCCTTCTGTATTAGAGCGATTTATAAAGTTACCAACAGACGGTGATGAAACGGTATTTGTGCTATTAGAGGATGTTATTTCGAATAGCATTAATAAATTATTTTACGGCTATAAAGTAAAATCTACGCAGGCATTCCGTCTAACGCGTAACGCAGATTTAACGATTCATGAGGAAGGTGCACAAGATTTACTTGTAGAAATCGAAAAAGAACTGAAAAAGCGTAAATGGGGTGTAGGTAGCCGTCTTGAAGTACGTGATGGTGAGATGAATGATGATGTCCTTGATTATTTACTCGATGAATTTGAAATTGAGGAATCAGATGTTTTCAAAATTGATGGACCGCTTGATTTAACCGCGATGTTCTCTTTTGTAAAGACCATTTCCATTGGTCGCGAGCATTTAGAGTATGAAAGCTTTATTCCACAACCACCACAAGATTTACAATCCGATGAAAATATTTTTGAAAAGGCATTAGTGCAGGATTTATTTTTCCATCATCCATTCGAGTCGTTTGTTCCGATTGTTGACTTCATTTCAGAGGCAGCCAATGACCCGAGTGTGCTCGCTATTAAACAAACGCTGTATCGTGTAAGTGGAAATTCGCCAATTATTCAAGCTTTAAAACAAGCAGCAGAAAATGGCAAACAAGTAACCGTGTTAGTGGAGTTAAAGGCTCGTTTTGATGAGGAAAATAATGTGCACTGGGCGAAACAGTTAGAACAGGCGGGTTGTCTTGTTATTTATGGCATGAATAATTTAAAAACCCATTCAAAAATTACATTAGTCGTTCGGCGCCGCCATGGGAAAATTGAGCGTTTTGTGCATTTAGGAACGGGAAATTACAATGATGCGACTGCAAAAATTTACACAGATATGGGAATTATTACGTCCAACAAGGAATTTGGCATTGACGCGACGAATTTCTTTAATTACTTAAGTGGCTATACAGAAAAACCGAAATTTCATCATTTAGTTGTCGCACCGTTCGATATTCGAGATGAGTTTATTAGTTTAATAAATGAAGAGATTCGTATGCATAGAGAATTTGGCGGGGGCTTTATCCGTGCAAAAATGAATTCATTAACAGATAAAGATTTAATGATGAAGCTATATGAGGCAGCCATCGAAGGTGTGAAAATCGAACTCATTATTCGTGGGATTTGCTGTATTCGACCGGGAATCCCTGGTATCAGTGAGAATATAACGGTGACGAGTATTGTTGGACGTTTCTTAGAACATTCTCGAATTTTCTGGTTCCATCACAACGGTGAGGATAAAGTATTTTTATCCTCCGCAGATATGATGACGCGCAATATGATAAAGCGTGTTGAAATATTATTCCCGGTATATGCAGCGGATATTAAAAAACGTATTATAAAAATTATGAACTTGCAGCTACAAGATAATCAAAAAGCTCGTATCCAAGACTCTAATGGTAAATATCATTATAAAGAAGACCATAATGGCACAAAGCGTATTAATAGTCAGGAACTATTTTTAATTGAGTCATTAGGCACAGTGGTAGAGGAATAA
- a CDS encoding sensor domain-containing protein, with protein sequence MTNSITVAINKKLHDIIQLNPFDAVAILKFHDGHCSVEMVNTSATVLFNTQFTAGMDAVVFFKDAHWNQLQPCLNKQGEMHYVTLQNAKQIVVNMQPVTTSEGSYISVVMRLITNDVTAALEAQIETAKHLYFVEQYVDPVISLDLNGHIIYANIAAANKLAILGNQILGKSIFELIDEEYVGQFGPLFRNTLEGYPMGMPQCVLKNKMFSEEPVCLKTFPTYWDGKVIGAHIVIKNVDEFFNDREHHHFIVYQDELTGLFNRRALNEQWTMYSERQHEMNIALILVDLDRFKKFNESLGKNKADGMLYEVSKRFGQLRNEFCEVFRYNGDEFVFLVRYYAREEVEVIANEILRVLLEPFVVEEQEYFITASIGIASSVVGQPLELDKLLHRADQALFYVKNHGRSHYRFYRKEMSQAFPNEALIEAHLRRAIEFDELAVHFQPQIDLVTNRIDSFEALLRWNNKKFGAVPPSQFIPIAESSGLIIHIGDWILERVFQYQKEWRELGYRPVRIAINISPKQFKQEQFVSKIKHLLETYEIEPEFVELEITEGSMTNVHETSSILRHLKQLGVYVSVDDFGTGYSSLSYLKTYPIDIIKIDQSFIADIEKDKKNEAIIKAIILLSHNLGLEVVAEGVEEKNQEQFLKNNNCEKVQGYLYNKPLPVEKVIEQYFIN encoded by the coding sequence ATGACTAATTCAATAACAGTAGCGATAAATAAAAAATTACATGACATCATTCAACTTAATCCTTTTGATGCGGTCGCGATCTTAAAGTTCCATGACGGGCACTGTTCTGTTGAGATGGTCAATACGAGTGCGACGGTGCTGTTTAATACACAGTTTACTGCGGGCATGGATGCAGTTGTGTTTTTTAAAGATGCCCATTGGAATCAGTTACAGCCTTGTTTAAATAAACAGGGTGAAATGCATTATGTGACATTACAAAATGCAAAGCAAATTGTCGTGAATATGCAACCTGTAACTACTTCGGAGGGAAGTTATATAAGTGTTGTGATGCGATTAATAACGAATGATGTTACGGCAGCACTTGAGGCGCAAATAGAAACAGCGAAACATTTATACTTTGTTGAGCAATATGTAGATCCTGTCATTTCACTGGATTTAAATGGTCATATTATTTATGCCAATATAGCCGCTGCAAACAAGTTAGCTATATTAGGAAATCAAATACTAGGAAAAAGCATTTTTGAGCTCATAGACGAAGAGTATGTCGGACAGTTTGGGCCGCTCTTCCGAAATACACTTGAAGGCTATCCGATGGGTATGCCACAATGCGTATTGAAAAATAAAATGTTTAGTGAGGAGCCCGTTTGCTTAAAAACATTTCCTACATATTGGGATGGAAAAGTCATTGGCGCTCACATTGTCATTAAAAATGTAGATGAGTTTTTCAATGATCGAGAACATCATCATTTTATTGTATACCAGGATGAATTGACAGGCTTATTTAACCGACGTGCTTTAAATGAACAATGGACCATGTATTCGGAACGTCAGCACGAGATGAATATTGCATTAATTCTCGTTGATTTAGATCGATTTAAAAAGTTCAATGAATCGCTCGGTAAGAATAAAGCGGATGGTATGCTCTATGAAGTAAGTAAACGGTTTGGTCAACTGCGAAATGAATTTTGTGAAGTATTTCGGTATAACGGCGATGAATTCGTGTTTTTAGTACGCTATTATGCGCGCGAAGAAGTAGAGGTTATTGCAAATGAAATTTTACGTGTTTTACTAGAACCGTTCGTTGTTGAGGAGCAGGAGTATTTCATTACAGCGTCCATTGGCATAGCATCTAGCGTGGTAGGTCAACCTTTAGAGCTAGATAAATTACTTCACCGTGCAGACCAGGCGTTGTTTTATGTGAAAAATCATGGGCGGTCTCATTACCGGTTTTATCGCAAGGAAATGAGTCAAGCGTTTCCAAATGAAGCGTTAATTGAGGCACATTTACGTCGCGCGATTGAATTTGATGAATTGGCTGTTCACTTCCAACCTCAAATCGATTTAGTGACGAATCGCATTGATAGTTTTGAAGCGCTTTTACGTTGGAATAATAAAAAATTTGGTGCTGTTCCGCCTTCGCAGTTTATACCAATTGCAGAGTCTTCTGGATTAATTATTCACATAGGTGACTGGATTCTCGAACGAGTATTTCAGTATCAAAAAGAATGGCGTGAGCTAGGTTATCGTCCCGTACGCATTGCAATAAATATTTCGCCAAAGCAGTTCAAGCAAGAGCAGTTCGTTTCTAAAATAAAACATTTACTTGAAACGTATGAGATTGAACCGGAATTTGTAGAGCTTGAAATTACAGAGGGCTCAATGACAAACGTTCATGAAACGTCTTCTATTTTGAGACATCTGAAACAATTGGGTGTATATGTTTCAGTAGATGATTTCGGGACAGGGTATTCTTCGCTTAGCTATTTGAAAACATATCCGATTGATATTATTAAAATCGATCAGTCCTTTATTGCCGATATTGAAAAGGATAAGAAAAATGAGGCAATCATTAAAGCGATCATTTTACTGTCACATAATTTAGGGCTTGAAGTTGTGGCCGAGGGCGTCGAAGAAAAAAACCAAGAGCAATTCCTGAAGAATAATAACTGTGAAAAAGTGCAGGGCTATTTATATAATAAACCTCTGCCTGTCGAAAAAGTAATTGAACAATATTTTATCAATTAA
- the fadH gene encoding 2,4-dienoyl-CoA reductase, whose protein sequence is MLQNKTILITGGSSGMGLGMAKQFVKDGANVVITGRDAERLAQAKNEILEFGDTIETFQMDVREPEQVQAMLEFAVAKFGQVDSLVNNAAGNFLVQAEKLSANGWKAVIDIVLNGTFYCSSAIGKYWIENGIKGSMINMVATYAWGAGAGVVHSAAAKAGVLSLTRTLAVEWGSQYGIRVNAIAPGPIERTGGAGKLWESPEQAARTLKSVPLGRLGTPEEVADLAAFMLSEKATYMNGECITLDGGSWLNQFPF, encoded by the coding sequence ATGTTGCAAAATAAAACGATTCTTATTACAGGTGGCTCTAGTGGGATGGGGCTAGGTATGGCGAAGCAATTCGTCAAAGACGGGGCAAATGTTGTAATTACTGGACGTGATGCTGAGCGTTTAGCGCAAGCGAAAAATGAAATTCTTGAATTCGGTGATACAATTGAAACGTTTCAAATGGATGTACGTGAACCTGAGCAAGTACAAGCAATGTTAGAGTTTGCAGTTGCGAAATTTGGACAAGTGGATAGCTTAGTGAACAACGCAGCAGGGAATTTCCTTGTGCAGGCGGAAAAATTATCTGCCAATGGCTGGAAGGCTGTTATTGATATCGTTTTAAATGGAACATTTTACTGTTCCTCAGCAATCGGGAAATATTGGATTGAGAATGGCATCAAAGGCTCAATGATTAATATGGTCGCTACATACGCTTGGGGTGCAGGTGCAGGTGTTGTCCATTCAGCAGCGGCAAAAGCAGGCGTATTATCATTAACACGCACTCTTGCAGTCGAATGGGGATCGCAGTACGGTATTCGTGTAAATGCAATTGCACCAGGTCCAATTGAGCGTACGGGCGGAGCAGGCAAGCTGTGGGAATCACCAGAGCAAGCTGCGCGTACACTAAAATCTGTGCCATTAGGTCGACTGGGTACACCGGAAGAAGTTGCAGACTTGGCGGCATTTATGCTATCAGAAAAAGCAACCTATATGAACGGGGAGTGCATTACATTAGATGGTGGTTCTTGGTTAAATCAATTTCCTTTCTAA
- a CDS encoding short-chain dehydrogenase codes for MGIWLYPAIFVVLIICIVAYYLTVSVAHNVEDSGREMDTPIPESLKNHPFILNPIILMYIIAGLFSGIMIFYYWSTSSSY; via the coding sequence ATGGGAATATGGTTATATCCAGCTATTTTTGTTGTCTTAATCATTTGTATCGTTGCATATTATTTAACAGTCAGTGTCGCACATAATGTAGAGGACAGTGGGCGAGAGATGGATACCCCAATCCCGGAATCGCTTAAAAACCATCCGTTTATTCTTAATCCCATTATTTTAATGTATATAATTGCAGGATTGTTTTCGGGAATTATGATTTTTTATTACTGGTCTACAAGCAGTAGCTATTGA
- the cbpB gene encoding cyclic-di-AMP-binding protein CbpB: MISLNNKALLEMPITDFIISSDKVAHVQSGNSAEHGLLVLTKTGYSSIPVLDVKYRLQGLLSAKMITEAILGLERIEYDKLANLKVEEVMEREVVYLKVTDSFQRALDLVINHAFLCVVDEAGTFVGIMTRRIILKQLKKYIYTQIHS; the protein is encoded by the coding sequence ATGATTTCATTGAACAACAAAGCTTTACTAGAAATGCCAATTACTGATTTTATTATTTCATCTGACAAAGTTGCACATGTTCAAAGTGGAAATAGTGCAGAACATGGTTTACTTGTTTTAACTAAAACAGGCTATTCATCCATCCCTGTTTTAGATGTAAAATACCGTCTACAAGGCTTACTAAGTGCAAAAATGATTACGGAAGCGATTTTAGGCTTAGAACGAATCGAATATGATAAACTAGCTAACTTAAAAGTAGAAGAAGTGATGGAACGCGAGGTTGTCTATTTAAAGGTGACGGATTCATTCCAACGCGCACTTGATTTAGTGATTAATCATGCATTTTTATGTGTAGTAGATGAAGCAGGTACGTTCGTTGGTATTATGACTAGACGTATAATATTGAAGCAGTTAAAAAAATATATTTACACACAAATTCATTCATAA
- a CDS encoding LysR family transcriptional regulator has translation MTVTEAEIIKILAEEKNMRKAAERLFLTQPALSQRLQSIEKDWGAQLFIRSQKGLTPTPAGELVVQYASETITRREEVFETIQALNSKVHGTLKIACASIVGQNWLPKVLKDFVTQYPDAKISLMTGWSSEIVKALYEGEAHVGIVRGQADWKGKKMHLFRDMMYLVDKEITEMEDILTSDRPFIQFKSDSDYYQEIQQWWQRHFNSNPRHQIIVDQIETCKQMAVNGIGYAILPSITLNGEEKVNKIPLTNTEKDHGLTRDTWLIGYESSFELRQVEAFVNVVQDHARCLYDYSKGQ, from the coding sequence ATGACTGTAACAGAGGCAGAAATAATAAAGATTTTAGCAGAGGAAAAAAATATGCGAAAAGCGGCCGAGCGTTTATTTTTAACACAGCCTGCATTATCGCAGCGTCTCCAATCAATTGAAAAGGACTGGGGGGCACAGCTATTTATTCGCTCTCAAAAAGGACTTACACCAACACCTGCAGGAGAGCTAGTTGTGCAGTATGCCAGTGAAACCATTACGCGTCGTGAAGAAGTATTTGAAACGATTCAAGCACTTAATTCCAAAGTGCACGGCACATTAAAAATTGCCTGTGCATCAATTGTCGGGCAAAACTGGTTACCGAAAGTGCTAAAAGATTTCGTGACGCAATACCCGGATGCGAAAATTTCTTTAATGACCGGATGGAGCTCAGAAATTGTAAAGGCGCTTTACGAGGGAGAGGCACATGTAGGAATAGTGCGTGGCCAGGCAGATTGGAAAGGGAAGAAAATGCATCTATTCCGCGATATGATGTATTTAGTCGATAAAGAAATTACCGAAATGGAAGATATATTGACATCAGATCGCCCGTTTATTCAATTTAAAAGTGATTCGGACTATTACCAGGAAATTCAGCAGTGGTGGCAGCGTCATTTCAACTCCAATCCACGCCATCAGATTATAGTAGATCAAATTGAAACGTGTAAGCAAATGGCGGTAAATGGAATTGGTTATGCGATTTTGCCATCAATTACGTTAAATGGCGAGGAAAAGGTCAATAAAATTCCGCTAACGAATACAGAAAAAGATCACGGTCTAACACGTGATACATGGCTAATCGGCTATGAATCGTCGTTTGAACTCCGCCAAGTAGAAGCGTTTGTAAATGTTGTGCAGGATCACGCACGCTGCTTGTATGATTACTCGAAAGGGCAGTAA
- the dapD gene encoding 2,3,4,5-tetrahydropyridine-2,6-dicarboxylate N-acetyltransferase, with the protein MTIKLDAQAIISFISQSKKVTPVKVYVKGDGVANLLYGEDSKVFGEGNSAVVFGEWTEIEAALASHGDKITDYVIENDRRNSGVPLLDTKTINARIEPGAIIRDQVLIGDQAVIMMGAVINIGAEIGAKTMIDMGAILGGRVIVGENCHIGAGTVLAGVIEPPSATPVIIEDNVMIGANAVVLEGVRVGKGAVVAAGAIVIEDVAPYTVVGGVPARVLKKIDEKTKSKTEIIDSLRNL; encoded by the coding sequence ATGACTATTAAGTTAGATGCGCAGGCAATAATTAGCTTTATTTCACAATCTAAAAAAGTAACACCGGTAAAAGTATATGTAAAAGGGGACGGTGTTGCGAATTTATTATATGGTGAGGACTCAAAAGTATTTGGAGAAGGTAATAGTGCAGTCGTATTTGGTGAATGGACTGAAATTGAAGCAGCCTTAGCTTCTCATGGAGATAAGATTACAGACTATGTTATCGAAAATGACAGAAGAAATTCAGGTGTTCCACTTTTAGATACAAAAACTATAAATGCGCGTATTGAGCCTGGTGCAATTATTCGGGATCAAGTATTGATTGGCGATCAAGCGGTAATTATGATGGGTGCTGTAATTAATATCGGTGCTGAAATTGGTGCGAAAACGATGATTGATATGGGTGCAATTTTAGGCGGTCGTGTAATTGTTGGTGAAAACTGTCATATTGGTGCGGGAACTGTACTTGCAGGTGTAATTGAGCCACCTTCTGCAACACCGGTAATTATTGAAGATAATGTTATGATTGGTGCCAATGCGGTTGTTTTAGAAGGTGTCCGTGTTGGGAAAGGTGCGGTTGTTGCAGCAGGGGCAATCGTGATTGAAGATGTAGCGCCGTACACAGTTGTTGGCGGTGTTCCAGCGCGTGTACTAAAGAAAATCGATGAAAAAACAAAGTCAAAAACAGAAATTATTGATTCTCTACGAAATTTATAA